Below is a genomic region from Acidobacteriota bacterium.
CTCTTCTCGGGCCGCGGCTATGGCGGTCGGCAGGTCCACCCCCTCGGGGACCTCGATCTCCACCTCTTCAAAAAGGTCGCGCGCCACTTCCATGATCCTGGCGGCCGTCTTCTCCCCGATCCCCGGGATTTCCCGGAGCCCCGCCTCGTCCAGTTCGAGGATGCGTTCGACGTTTTCGATCCCGGCTTCCCGCAGACTGGCGATGATGCGGTCGCTGATTCCCTCGAGTTCGGACAGGGAAGTGGAGGACGACGTCAGCGACTCCATGACGCTGAGGACCTCCTGCTTCTTCTGCTCCTCGCTCTTGACGTCGATCTGCCAGCCGATCAACCGCGAGGCCAGGCGCACGTTCTGCCCCTTCTTGCCGATGGCGAGCGACTGCTGCTTCTCCTCGACGATCACCTCCATCCGCTTTTCCGCGGCGTCGATGATGAGGACCTTGGAGATCTTCGCCGGGTTCAGGGCGTTGGCCGCGTACTGGGCCGGGTCCTCCGACCACTGCACGATGTCGATCTTCTCCCCCCGCAGCTCGCGGATGACGGAGTTGATGCGCGACCCCTTCATCCCGACGCAGGCGCCGACCGGGTCGACGTCGCGGTCGAGGGAGGCGACGGCCACCTTGGCGCGGTCCCCCGCCTCGTGCACCGCGCTCTTGACCACGATGGTCCCGTCGTAGATTTCCGGGATCTCCATCTCGAACAGGCGTACCAGGATCTGCGGATCGGTGCGCGACAGGATGACCTGCGGGCCCTTGGCGACCGGGAGCACCCGCGTGATCACGGCGCGCACCCGTTCCCCCTGCTTGTAGGCTTCCGCCCGCGACTGTTCCCGCATCGGGAGGACCGCCTCCGTCTTGCCGATATCGACGATGATGTCCGGGCCCTCGAAGCGCTTGATCACCCCGTTGACCATCTCGCCGATCTTTTCGGAGTATTCGTTGTAGATGTTCTGGCGCTCCGCCTCCCGCACCTTCTGCAGAATGACCTGCTTGGCGGTCTGGGCCGCGATCCGCCCCAGGACGTCCGTGGGTTTGGGCATCTCGACGGTGTCGTCGATTTCCAGGGTTTCGTCGATCTCCTTCGCTTCCGCGAGCGAAATCTCCAGGCTGGGGTCCTCCACCGTCTCCACCACCCGCCTGACGGCGAAGATCTCGACCAGGCCCGTTTCCTGGTCGAAACGCGCGTTGATGTCCTCGGCGGTCTTGTAGAACTTCCGGGCCGCGGCCACCATCGCGTCTTCGAGCGCGGCGATGATGATTTGGGGATCGACGTTCTTTTCCTTGCTGATCTGTTCGATCATCTGCGCAATAATGTTCGACATAATTCAGGACCCCTGCGGCCTTCTGCTTAAATCGGCGATCAAGCTGGCCTTATCGATGTCCGTAACGGCAATTTCGACCTGTCTGTCCGGCGCCGCCTCGAGCGTCACCACGCCCCCGCCGGCGTCCACGATCCTGCCCTTGAAATTCTTCTGCCCCCCCACGGGGACCCGCGTCCGAACCCGGGCCTTCTCCCCCCGGAAGCGGACGAAATCCGCTTCCCGGACCAGGGGGCGGTTGATCCCCGGCGAGGAGACCTCCAGCGTGTATTTCGACGGGATCCAATCCTCCACGTCGAGCGCCACGGAGAGGCGCTTGCTCAGCCTCTCGCAGTCCTCCAGGGTGACCCCCGCCGGCTGATCGATGAAGATCCGGACCACCGACCGGGACCCTTCCCCCTTGACCTCGGCGAGCACGACCTCGAGGCCCAGGGAGGCGGCCACCTCATCGGCCAGCCCCCGGATCCTCTGCTCCAGGGATTCGTCCGGTCCCGTCCCCCGTACTGCCATTTTTCATCCCTGCCCGCGGCTTCAACGGCGGGCTAAACAAAAAAAGTGGGCACTCGCCCACTTTTTGCCAAAGCAGCAACCGGAAGTATACCCGACGACCCAGGAAATAGCAACTCCAACGCTATTCCTTCGCGGTTTCGGGCTCCGCAGGCGTCTCGACGTAATCTTCCCGCTTCCGGTCGAGCCAGTCGAGCCCTTCCGGGTCGGCCACCTTGACCGAGGGGTCCCCCGCGGCGCGGGCATGCAGCCCGTCGGGGGCCGCGCTCCCGAGCGACACGTCCGCCAGCACCGTCCCCCCCTTCTTGACGACGGCGCGGACCGGGGGGCGGTCGAGCCCGTAGGCGGCCGGGGCCTGCGGGCGGTCGATCCACCGGAGGACCGGGCTCCCGAGCGCGTCCAGGATCCCGTTGACGGCGTCCCATTTCGCCCGCTTCCGCTCACCGCCCAGGTACCATTCCCCCCCCGATTTGTGGAACTCGAACGCCCCCTTGCTGTTCCAGAGGAGGATCGTGTCCGCTTCCCAGCGCTGGAAGGAGGCCAGGGCCTTGTCCCGGATCTCGTCCGGTGATTTCAGGAGCTTGTCGACCAGTTCCTGCCCGACGAAGAACGGGTCGGGGCGGGACAGGTCCCTGGCCAGGTAGACCCCGTCGGCGGCGCGGGGGAGGGTGACCGAGGCCGCCGCGGCCCGGAGCTTCGACTGTTCGGTCCCGATGAGGAGGCGCGCGCTCTTTCCGTCGGGCCCGTGCTGGACCCGGGCTTCGATGAAGGGGCGGCCGAGCCCCGGGTTCGCGTACTCTTCGACTCCCAGGTCGCTGAATTCGTGGATTTTGCCCAGCGAGAGCGCGTTGAGGATCCCCCGCACGTCCGGGCCGCCGGCCTCCCGCTTTTCCACCCCCTCAAACCACCAGCGGTCCTCCCCGTCCTTGGCGACGGCGATCCGCCCCTTGGGGGAAACCAGTTCGAGTTCCACGGCCTCGGCCTGGTCGAAGGCGAGCAGGGTGCGGTCGCGCAGGTCGTCCAGTTCCACCCGGAAGGACTCGGCGGCGGCGGCCGGGACCTGAAATACCGTCGTCTCCCCGGCGCGGACGGCGTAGGTGAAGCTGCCGGCAGGGTTGCCCGACCCGAAGTCGACCCGGTATTTTTTTCCGTCGCTGGAGGTCAGTTCGACCCCCGAGGCGGGGGGCTGGAGCCCGAACCTGCCGAGATCGGCGGCGTCCGCTTCCACGGTTTCCCCGCGGCCGAGGGTGGCGGCGGAGCGGGCCAGGCGGTCGAGTTCCGCGCCGTCGGCGTCGAGAGCGCGCGGGAGGGTGATGCGCCACCCCTCCTTTTCCTGCCGCCGGGCCTCGATCCGCCCGTCGGGGGAGAGGAGGGCGATGGCGGCGACATCCTTATCCTCGAGCTGCCAGAGCCGGCCCTCGGCCTCCTTCGCCCGCTCGCGCCCCTCCTTGCCGCGGACTTCGTAAAAATAGAGCCAGGCGCCGACGGCGGCGGCCGCCACGACGAGGACCAGCGTGCCCTTGAAACGCATCCTATTTCCTCCGGCGGTTGAGGTAGACCACGATCCCGGCGACGAAGGCGATGCCGGGGATCAGGAACATGGAGACGAGGCGCACCCCGCTCAGCTGGCTCTGGGAGAGGAGGATCCGCCGGTCTTCGGCCTGTTTGGGCCGGATCGAGATCAGGTCCTCGTCCTGGGCCAGCCAGCTGACCATGTTCAGGAAGAGGTTGCCGTTCCCCTGGTTGCCGAAATAGGCGTCGATGGCGAAATTCGAGGTGCCGACGACGACCAGGCGGGCGGTGAGCCCGGCGGCGTCATCGGTGCCGGCCCGGATTTCGCGCGTGGCCGCCACGGCCAGCGGGAGCGGGCCCTGGAGGTCTTCGGGGCCGAAGCTCGCTTCGGGGGTGCTCATGTCGGTCTCCCCCCAGCTGTTGGGGTTGCTCCGGAACAGGGTCTGCACCGTGACCCCCTCCGGTTGCTCCTCGGCCGGCCGGACCGACCGGGTGAGGGGGAAGAAGGTCATGGCGTCGAAGCGGTCGGTGATCGGGTGGGAGTCGTACTCCAGCACGAGCGGGATGCTGGGGCCCGCCCCCATGAGGCGCCCCGCCCCGCTGACGTCGAGCACGACGTTGTCGTCCACCCGGATGCCCCACGGCTGGAGGAAGGGGGCGTGGGAGGGGGCCGGGACCGGGTCCGTCATCAGGAGCACTCCCCCCCCGGCCTGGAGGAAATCGTCCACGAATCCCATCTCCTGCTCGAAGGGGGCGGTCCGGGCCCCGGCGATGACCAGCACGCCGGCGTCTTCGGGCACCTTCCCCTCGGTGGCCAGGTTCACGACGTCCACCTCGTACCCCTGGTCTTCCAGTCCCTTGCGGGCCTGGGAATAGCCCGACTGTTCGGTGTCGGAGGGGTCTTTCTCCCCGTGCCCCTGGACGAAATAGACCTTCTTGCTCTCCGAGCGCCCGACCCTGATGATGGCGTTGGTCAGGTCCTGCTCCTGGACCTCCTCGGACCGTTTCTCGATCTTCTCCCGGCGGTCGCCGTAGGCGAGGACGACGGTCCCGTATTTGAGCTGCGTCCCGGTCAGGGGATTCTGAAAGGCGCCGTAAACGCTGACGTCGTACTGCCGGGCGACCTCGGGCTGCCGGTCCGGGTCGATGAATTCGAAGCGGACGCGCCGGCTGGCGGTCCGGTACTGCACGAGCAGGTCCCGCAGCGGGGCGTAGTCCCCCCCGGGGAAGAAGGCCTTGATGTCGACGTCCCCCCCGAGCTTCTCCAGGACCTGCAGGGTCTGGGGGGCGAGGCTGAACTGCCGGTTCCCGGTGGTGTCGAAGCGCTTGACGTGCCGCTGGCCGATGAAGTTCAGCCCGGCGACGATGGCGATCACCAGGAGGAGGGAAACGACGTAGTTGGTGGCGTACCTGGTCGAGCGCCTCCCCAGGGAGGCCATGATCTGCCGGTAGTTGGCGCCGATGCCGACGACAAACAGCGCCGCCCCGGCGATGGCGAGCCCCAGGTTCCCCTTCCCCCAGGTGTCGGTGACCGAATACCAGATGACGGCCGCGACCAGCAGCACGAGGCCCAATGTGTCAAGCTTCTGCAGATATTTTTTCATTAGCCTTTCCACCGCATGGACTCCAGTGAACGATAAGCCAGGAACAGACCCACGAACGCGAAGGTCACGTAATAGATGATGTGCGAGGTGTCGATGACGCCCTTGATGAAGTCGTCGAGGTGGCTGATCACCGAAAGGTAATTGATGACGTCGCGGGCGGCCCCGGTCGCCGAGGAGGCGAACACGCTCACCAGCCACAGGAGCAGGCCGAGGCCGAAGGTGATCACCACCGCCACGATCTGGCTTTCGGTCAGGGTGGACACGAACAGGCCGAGGGCGAGCAGGGCGGCGCCGTAGAGCAGCATCCCCAGGAAGGCGGCCAGGATCGGCTTCCAGTCGGGCTGTCCGTAGATGAAGAGGGGGGAGAGGGTGACGGCCCCCGCGGCCAGCAGGATCGCCAGGAAAGTGAGGCTCGCCAGGTATTTGCCCATCAGAGCCTGCAGGTTGCCGACCGGGGTGGTGAGGAGCAGTTCGATCGTCCCGCGCTTCTTCTCCTCCGAGAAGAGCCCCATGGTCAGCATCGGGATCAGGAAGAGGAGGATGACGCTCGTGGTCCGCATCAGCTGCTGGGTCACGTAGGCGGGCACGTCGAACGGCTGTCCCCCCTG
It encodes:
- a CDS encoding GldG family protein — encoded protein: MKKYLQKLDTLGLVLLVAAVIWYSVTDTWGKGNLGLAIAGAALFVVGIGANYRQIMASLGRRSTRYATNYVVSLLLVIAIVAGLNFIGQRHVKRFDTTGNRQFSLAPQTLQVLEKLGGDVDIKAFFPGGDYAPLRDLLVQYRTASRRVRFEFIDPDRQPEVARQYDVSVYGAFQNPLTGTQLKYGTVVLAYGDRREKIEKRSEEVQEQDLTNAIIRVGRSESKKVYFVQGHGEKDPSDTEQSGYSQARKGLEDQGYEVDVVNLATEGKVPEDAGVLVIAGARTAPFEQEMGFVDDFLQAGGGVLLMTDPVPAPSHAPFLQPWGIRVDDNVVLDVSGAGRLMGAGPSIPLVLEYDSHPITDRFDAMTFFPLTRSVRPAEEQPEGVTVQTLFRSNPNSWGETDMSTPEASFGPEDLQGPLPLAVAATREIRAGTDDAAGLTARLVVVGTSNFAIDAYFGNQGNGNLFLNMVSWLAQDEDLISIRPKQAEDRRILLSQSQLSGVRLVSMFLIPGIAFVAGIVVYLNRRRK
- a CDS encoding ABC transporter permease subunit → MQNILAIWQREMKSYFVSPIAYVVLTVFLFLFGLFFFGNLTEVVQYTTMMQAQFGQGGQPFDVPAYVTQQLMRTTSVILLFLIPMLTMGLFSEEKKRGTIELLLTTPVGNLQALMGKYLASLTFLAILLAAGAVTLSPLFIYGQPDWKPILAAFLGMLLYGAALLALGLFVSTLTESQIVAVVITFGLGLLLWLVSVFASSATGAARDVINYLSVISHLDDFIKGVIDTSHIIYYVTFAFVGLFLAYRSLESMRWKG
- a CDS encoding ribosome maturation factor RimP — translated: MAVRGTGPDESLEQRIRGLADEVAASLGLEVVLAEVKGEGSRSVVRIFIDQPAGVTLEDCERLSKRLSVALDVEDWIPSKYTLEVSSPGINRPLVREADFVRFRGEKARVRTRVPVGGQKNFKGRIVDAGGGVVTLEAAPDRQVEIAVTDIDKASLIADLSRRPQGS
- a CDS encoding DUF4340 domain-containing protein is translated as MRFKGTLVLVVAAAAVGAWLYFYEVRGKEGRERAKEAEGRLWQLEDKDVAAIALLSPDGRIEARRQEKEGWRITLPRALDADGAELDRLARSAATLGRGETVEADAADLGRFGLQPPASGVELTSSDGKKYRVDFGSGNPAGSFTYAVRAGETTVFQVPAAAAESFRVELDDLRDRTLLAFDQAEAVELELVSPKGRIAVAKDGEDRWWFEGVEKREAGGPDVRGILNALSLGKIHEFSDLGVEEYANPGLGRPFIEARVQHGPDGKSARLLIGTEQSKLRAAAASVTLPRAADGVYLARDLSRPDPFFVGQELVDKLLKSPDEIRDKALASFQRWEADTILLWNSKGAFEFHKSGGEWYLGGERKRAKWDAVNGILDALGSPVLRWIDRPQAPAAYGLDRPPVRAVVKKGGTVLADVSLGSAAPDGLHARAAGDPSVKVADPEGLDWLDRKREDYVETPAEPETAKE
- the nusA gene encoding transcription termination factor NusA: MSNIIAQMIEQISKEKNVDPQIIIAALEDAMVAAARKFYKTAEDINARFDQETGLVEIFAVRRVVETVEDPSLEISLAEAKEIDETLEIDDTVEMPKPTDVLGRIAAQTAKQVILQKVREAERQNIYNEYSEKIGEMVNGVIKRFEGPDIIVDIGKTEAVLPMREQSRAEAYKQGERVRAVITRVLPVAKGPQVILSRTDPQILVRLFEMEIPEIYDGTIVVKSAVHEAGDRAKVAVASLDRDVDPVGACVGMKGSRINSVIRELRGEKIDIVQWSEDPAQYAANALNPAKISKVLIIDAAEKRMEVIVEEKQQSLAIGKKGQNVRLASRLIGWQIDVKSEEQKKQEVLSVMESLTSSSTSLSELEGISDRIIASLREAGIENVERILELDEAGLREIPGIGEKTAARIMEVARDLFEEVEIEVPEGVDLPTAIAAAREE